A single Microbacterium protaetiae DNA region contains:
- a CDS encoding APC family permease, whose product MSPLVTSENRDGTPESPIVKRILLGDPLASENADEHLLPKRMALPIFASDALSSVAYAPQEMLMILLAGGLAFLAFAPWVAAAVVLLLVVVVLSYRQLIRAYPSGGGDYEVARTNLGEVPGVIVASALLVDYILTVAVSTASGVDNIISAVPALNPWRVELAVGCVALIVVVNLRGVREASRAFAIPTYVFVGSVGVMVVTGLLRTAVGAAPVAASAHYVVHAQSISQAAVILLLLRAFSSGCSALTGVEAVANGVQAFRRPKIRNARATLVMLGGIATLMFAGLVALALISRVQYAQDPCDLQGFDCHTPQPSLMAQLAAATFGAASIPFFIVQAATACVLLLAANTAFNGFPLLGAVLARDGYAPKALNTRGDRLVYSNGMIVLGVAAIVVLLVYEANLSNLIQLYIIGVFVSFSLGQIGMIRHWIRGLRRIRSLPDDARAQQSAQRQRQSFKRGLAINSLGATITSAVLVIVTITKFTHGAWLVFLAIPILSTLMMGVYRYYRDVDHETRMDDTVHFGSAGDVALILVNRLQKPVVKALDYALAARHEKTLALHVAVTKDESAALRKAWQQHRMPVPLITIESPFRSYAGPVIEFIKKYREEHGSSVVTVYLPQYIVGHWWERILHNRRARRMAQQLMLVHGVTITLVPWLLDSSELIYGRRSRPVPGQARAGFPTSPEPHYDHEPRRR is encoded by the coding sequence ATGTCGCCGCTCGTGACAAGCGAGAATCGCGACGGCACGCCTGAGTCGCCGATCGTGAAACGCATCCTCCTCGGCGACCCGCTGGCGTCGGAGAATGCGGATGAGCACCTGCTCCCCAAGCGCATGGCGCTGCCGATCTTCGCCTCCGATGCACTGAGCTCGGTCGCCTATGCGCCGCAGGAGATGCTGATGATCCTGCTGGCCGGCGGGCTGGCATTCTTGGCCTTCGCACCCTGGGTCGCCGCCGCGGTCGTGCTGCTGCTCGTGGTCGTGGTGCTGTCGTACCGGCAGCTGATCCGTGCATACCCTTCGGGCGGCGGCGACTACGAAGTGGCGCGCACGAACCTGGGCGAAGTGCCCGGGGTGATCGTGGCATCCGCCCTGCTGGTCGACTACATTCTCACCGTCGCCGTCTCGACCGCATCGGGCGTGGACAACATCATCTCGGCCGTACCGGCACTGAACCCCTGGCGGGTGGAGCTGGCGGTGGGCTGCGTCGCCCTGATCGTGGTCGTGAACCTGCGCGGGGTGCGCGAGGCCTCACGCGCTTTCGCGATCCCCACCTATGTGTTCGTCGGGTCGGTGGGGGTCATGGTCGTCACGGGGCTGCTGCGCACCGCCGTGGGCGCGGCACCCGTGGCCGCCAGCGCCCACTACGTCGTGCACGCGCAGAGCATCTCGCAGGCAGCGGTGATCCTGCTGCTGCTGCGCGCGTTCTCGAGTGGATGCTCGGCCTTGACCGGCGTCGAGGCGGTGGCCAACGGCGTGCAGGCCTTCCGCCGGCCGAAGATCCGCAACGCACGCGCGACGCTCGTCATGCTCGGGGGCATCGCCACTCTGATGTTCGCGGGACTCGTCGCTCTCGCCCTCATCTCGCGCGTGCAGTATGCGCAGGATCCCTGCGATCTGCAGGGGTTCGACTGTCACACGCCGCAGCCGAGCCTCATGGCGCAGCTGGCAGCCGCCACGTTCGGGGCGGCATCCATCCCGTTCTTCATCGTGCAGGCGGCCACCGCGTGCGTGCTGCTGCTGGCCGCCAACACGGCGTTCAACGGCTTTCCGCTGCTGGGGGCGGTGCTGGCCCGCGACGGGTACGCCCCCAAAGCGCTGAACACCCGCGGCGATCGACTCGTCTACTCCAACGGCATGATCGTGCTCGGCGTCGCCGCCATCGTCGTTCTGCTCGTCTACGAGGCGAACCTGTCGAACCTCATCCAGCTGTACATCATCGGGGTGTTCGTGTCGTTCTCGCTGGGGCAGATCGGCATGATCCGGCATTGGATCCGTGGTCTGCGCCGTATCCGGTCGCTTCCCGACGACGCGCGGGCGCAGCAGTCGGCGCAGCGGCAGCGGCAGAGCTTCAAGCGGGGCCTGGCCATCAACTCCCTGGGCGCGACCATCACCTCCGCGGTGCTGGTGATCGTGACCATCACCAAGTTCACGCACGGCGCTTGGCTGGTGTTCTTGGCCATCCCGATTCTGTCCACGCTCATGATGGGCGTCTACCGCTACTACCGCGACGTCGACCACGAGACCCGCATGGACGACACGGTGCATTTCGGCTCGGCCGGCGATGTCGCCCTCATCCTGGTGAACCGGCTGCAGAAGCCCGTCGTCAAGGCGCTCGACTACGCCCTGGCGGCCCGGCACGAGAAGACCCTCGCCCTGCATGTGGCGGTGACGAAGGATGAGTCGGCGGCGCTGCGTAAGGCGTGGCAGCAGCACAGGATGCCGGTGCCGCTGATCACCATCGAGTCGCCGTTCCGCAGCTATGCGGGGCCCGTGATCGAGTTCATCAAGAAGTACCGCGAAGAGCACGGCTCAAGCGTGGTCACGGTCTACCTGCCGCAGTACATCGTGGGGCATTGGTGGGAGCGGATTCTGCACAACCGGCGCGCCCGCCGCATGGCGCAGCAGCTCATGCTCGTGCACGGGGTGACCATCACCCTCGTGCCGTGGCTGCTTGACTCGTCAGAGCTCATCTACGGCCGGCGTTCGCGGCCGGTGCCCGGGCAGGCGCGGGCCGGGTTTCCCACCTCACCCGAACCGCACTACGATCACGAGCCGCGGCGCCGCTGA
- a CDS encoding glycosyltransferase family 4 protein yields MKTGDTAQRAIMLLCDYSLRYLGGAQTAFLRQARGLAEQGWAVVVVAPDADVLAEVPGIVPVPVRVAFTVPGVGLPVLASRRRLRVEIARLAAAHDVRALLVHSEFTLAVAALDIGTAQDRPVLHTVHTFFWQASRALDVLVPLARWEYHHITGRWPSPRYTGSTPINNALRSMTLTVATRADVVLSPSAHQARALHTVGVKAVRELSNIAEPLHPAPARAEGPLTLVWAARFAPEKRLDVALGALRIITARRGPGRVHLHVCGGTHPPQTDVTFHGRVAGERVGALVAASDAVLISSLGFDNQPMIALEAFSRGRPAVVVDPVLAEEFGAAAIGTAGVDAAGLAATLERLIDDRAALVAAAAAAITYARDRQPAPHAQRLDRLLAVARDRMRERTRQPAERRS; encoded by the coding sequence GTGAAAACGGGCGATACCGCGCAGCGGGCGATCATGCTCCTGTGCGACTATTCGCTGCGCTATCTCGGCGGCGCTCAGACGGCTTTCCTGCGACAGGCGCGGGGGCTGGCCGAGCAGGGCTGGGCCGTCGTGGTGGTCGCACCCGACGCCGATGTGCTGGCCGAGGTGCCGGGCATCGTGCCCGTGCCGGTGCGGGTCGCATTCACGGTGCCCGGCGTGGGGCTGCCGGTCTTGGCATCGCGGCGCCGTCTGCGGGTCGAGATCGCCCGGCTCGCGGCTGCCCACGACGTGCGAGCGCTTCTCGTGCACTCCGAGTTCACCCTCGCGGTCGCCGCACTTGATATCGGCACCGCGCAGGATCGGCCGGTGCTGCACACCGTACACACCTTCTTCTGGCAGGCCTCCCGGGCCCTCGACGTGCTCGTGCCGCTGGCGCGCTGGGAATACCACCACATCACCGGCCGCTGGCCCTCGCCCCGCTACACCGGCAGCACCCCCATCAACAACGCGCTGCGGTCCATGACCCTCACTGTGGCCACGCGCGCCGATGTCGTGCTCTCGCCCTCTGCACATCAGGCCCGGGCGCTGCACACCGTCGGGGTGAAGGCGGTGCGCGAACTCTCGAACATCGCCGAGCCGCTGCATCCCGCGCCGGCTCGGGCCGAAGGGCCGCTCACCCTGGTGTGGGCGGCCCGCTTCGCGCCCGAGAAGCGGCTGGATGTCGCGCTCGGGGCGCTCCGGATCATCACCGCACGCCGCGGGCCCGGTCGCGTCCATCTGCATGTGTGCGGGGGCACGCACCCGCCGCAGACCGACGTGACCTTCCACGGGCGGGTGGCCGGTGAGCGGGTCGGCGCCCTGGTCGCGGCATCCGACGCCGTGCTCATCTCGTCGCTGGGCTTCGACAACCAGCCGATGATCGCGCTCGAGGCCTTCAGCCGTGGCCGGCCCGCCGTTGTGGTCGACCCCGTGCTCGCCGAAGAGTTCGGTGCCGCCGCGATCGGCACGGCGGGGGTGGATGCCGCGGGCCTGGCCGCCACGCTCGAGCGGCTCATCGACGACCGCGCCGCCCTCGTGGCGGCTGCGGCCGCAGCGATCACCTATGCCCGGGACCGACAGCCGGCCCCGCATGCACAGCGGCTGGATCGGCTGCTCGCGGTGGCGCGGGACCGGATGCGGGAGCGAACACGACAGCCCGCTGAACGCCGTAGCTGA
- a CDS encoding ArsR/SmtB family transcription factor: MADIFDVIADGTRRDILRLLLDRSAAGSAGTSVSQIVAELGVSQPTVSKHLKVLREAELVAVREEGQHRYYRLLAAPLDEVDAWIVPFLDEAADDAGAPLPEPAVHAAEAVGRAAASAKHAWENALKKLPGR, encoded by the coding sequence ATGGCGGACATCTTCGACGTGATCGCAGACGGCACCCGTCGCGACATCCTGCGCCTGCTGCTGGATCGCTCCGCCGCAGGCAGTGCCGGCACCAGCGTTTCGCAGATCGTCGCCGAGTTGGGTGTGAGCCAACCCACCGTCTCGAAGCACTTGAAGGTCCTGCGCGAAGCCGAGCTGGTGGCCGTTCGCGAGGAGGGGCAGCATCGCTACTACCGGCTGTTGGCCGCGCCGCTCGACGAGGTCGACGCGTGGATAGTGCCATTCCTCGACGAGGCCGCTGACGATGCCGGTGCACCGCTTCCCGAGCCGGCTGTGCACGCCGCCGAAGCGGTCGGCCGCGCCGCGGCATCCGCCAAGCACGCGTGGGAGAACGCGCTGAAGAAGCTGCCCGGGCGGTGA
- a CDS encoding glutaredoxin family protein codes for MTTLTLIGKPDCHLCDVAHGVVDHVLADLPDRVASNVDVVEASIADDPALYELWWEKIPVVLIDGQLHAHWRVGADRLRDALLDAAAVKR; via the coding sequence GTGACCACGCTCACCCTCATCGGCAAGCCCGACTGCCATCTCTGCGACGTCGCGCACGGCGTCGTCGACCATGTCCTGGCCGACCTGCCCGACCGCGTCGCGTCGAATGTCGACGTGGTCGAGGCATCCATCGCCGACGACCCCGCACTCTATGAGCTGTGGTGGGAGAAGATCCCGGTGGTGCTCATCGACGGGCAGCTGCACGCGCACTGGCGAGTCGGGGCCGACAGGCTGCGCGATGCGCTGCTGGATGCCGCGGCGGTCAAGCGATGA
- a CDS encoding TrkH family potassium uptake protein: MRAAPRRAWDTLRDATTASPARFAVGVYIILISIFTLLLSLPAATTTGQRTPFADALFTAISSVCVTGLSTVDMAAHWSAFGHVVIYIGVNVGALGVLTLASILGLVISKRLGLRAKLIAASDSNPLRAHGGPVNEGQTVRLGDVGSLLATVALSTLAIELVLAVLMYPSLVVGGISPLRALWEAPYYAAMSFTNTGFSPNPGGLTPFQHDYFFLTVMMAGVFLGSIGFPVIFTVLRQRWHVRRWSLHAKLTVITTVLLFIVGALIFLLLEFDNPKTFGGRDAWDTVYQSFFLSAMTRSGGFSVVDVSSLHGSSLIVGSMLMFVGGGSASTAGGIKVTTLAVLALAVWSEAKGRPSVQAFGRRIPSDVQRVALSVVAWGATLVAVSTITIAQFTKAPVADVLFDVISAFATVGLSSGLTDSLHDPGKYVLAATMLFGRVGTVTLAAAVAATSRKQLYSLPVERPIVG, translated from the coding sequence CTGCGGGCTGCACCCCGCCGGGCCTGGGATACCCTGCGCGATGCGACCACGGCGTCGCCGGCGCGGTTCGCGGTGGGCGTGTACATCATTCTCATCTCGATCTTCACGCTGCTGCTCTCGCTACCGGCCGCGACCACAACGGGCCAGCGCACGCCGTTCGCCGACGCGCTTTTCACCGCCATCTCGTCGGTGTGCGTCACCGGACTGTCGACGGTCGACATGGCCGCGCACTGGTCGGCGTTCGGGCACGTCGTCATCTACATCGGCGTGAACGTCGGCGCCCTGGGCGTGCTGACGCTGGCATCGATCCTGGGCTTGGTGATCTCGAAGCGGCTGGGCTTGCGCGCGAAGCTGATAGCGGCGAGCGACTCGAACCCGCTGCGCGCGCACGGCGGACCCGTCAACGAGGGACAGACCGTGCGGCTGGGCGATGTCGGCTCACTGCTGGCGACGGTCGCGCTCTCGACCCTGGCGATCGAGCTCGTGCTGGCGGTGCTCATGTACCCATCGCTGGTGGTCGGCGGAATCAGCCCGCTGCGCGCTCTCTGGGAGGCGCCCTACTACGCGGCGATGTCGTTCACGAACACCGGCTTCTCCCCCAACCCCGGCGGGCTCACCCCGTTTCAGCACGACTACTTCTTTCTCACCGTGATGATGGCCGGTGTCTTCCTCGGCTCGATCGGATTCCCCGTCATCTTCACCGTGCTGCGTCAACGCTGGCACGTGCGCCGCTGGTCGCTGCACGCGAAGCTGACCGTGATCACCACGGTGCTGCTGTTCATCGTCGGAGCGCTGATCTTCTTGCTGCTCGAGTTCGACAACCCGAAGACATTCGGCGGCCGCGACGCCTGGGACACCGTCTATCAGTCGTTCTTCCTCTCGGCGATGACGCGCTCGGGTGGATTCTCGGTGGTGGATGTCAGCAGCCTGCACGGTTCGTCGCTCATCGTCGGGTCGATGCTCATGTTCGTGGGCGGCGGCTCGGCATCGACCGCCGGCGGCATCAAGGTGACCACCCTCGCCGTGCTCGCCCTCGCCGTCTGGTCAGAGGCGAAGGGTCGCCCCTCGGTGCAGGCGTTCGGCCGCCGCATCCCGAGCGACGTGCAGCGCGTGGCGCTGTCGGTCGTGGCCTGGGGTGCGACGCTGGTGGCGGTCTCGACGATCACCATCGCCCAGTTCACGAAGGCGCCGGTGGCCGACGTGCTCTTCGACGTGATCTCGGCCTTCGCCACCGTCGGGCTGTCGTCGGGGCTGACCGATTCTCTGCACGATCCGGGCAAGTATGTGCTGGCGGCGACCATGCTCTTCGGCCGCGTTGGTACAGTGACCCTTGCCGCGGCCGTCGCCGCGACAAGTCGCAAGCAGTTGTATTCGCTTCCCGTGGAAAGGCCGATCGTTGGTTGA
- a CDS encoding rhodanese-like domain-containing protein codes for MKTITVQQLHESTGVPLIDVRETHEFDAGHVPGAVNIPFSTWRDRVDEFPTEPFHVICELGGRSASVARKLDAAGYDVTDVAGGTAEWVEQGFPVER; via the coding sequence ATGAAGACGATCACCGTCCAGCAGCTGCACGAGAGCACGGGTGTGCCGCTCATCGATGTGCGCGAGACGCACGAGTTCGACGCCGGGCACGTACCCGGCGCCGTGAACATCCCGTTCTCGACATGGCGCGACCGGGTCGACGAGTTTCCGACCGAGCCGTTCCACGTGATCTGCGAGCTCGGCGGGCGTTCGGCGTCGGTCGCACGCAAGCTCGATGCCGCGGGGTACGACGTCACCGATGTCGCTGGCGGCACCGCGGAGTGGGTCGAGCAGGGCTTCCCAGTCGAGCGCTGA
- a CDS encoding potassium channel family protein has product MVEQIRGDAPVLVIGLGRFGAACAGELDRLDRDVLAIDMNLDLVQKWSERVTHAVQADARNLDALKQIGAQDFQVAVVATGSSIESSVLITANLVDLKVPQIWAKAVSQSHGKILARVGANHVIYPEREAGERVAHLVSGRMLDFIRFDDDFVLAKMYPPKYIRGIGLNQSGVRTKFNVTVVGVKSPGRPFRYAEADTVVTNHDLIIVSGTNSDIERFASLER; this is encoded by the coding sequence TTGGTTGAGCAGATCCGAGGCGATGCGCCGGTCCTGGTGATCGGGCTGGGCCGGTTCGGCGCCGCATGCGCCGGCGAACTCGACCGACTCGACCGCGACGTGCTCGCCATCGACATGAACCTCGACCTCGTGCAGAAGTGGTCGGAGCGGGTCACCCACGCCGTACAGGCCGACGCCCGCAACCTCGACGCGCTCAAGCAGATCGGCGCGCAGGACTTTCAGGTCGCGGTCGTGGCCACCGGGTCGTCGATCGAGTCGTCGGTGCTGATCACTGCGAACCTCGTCGACCTGAAGGTGCCGCAGATCTGGGCGAAGGCCGTGTCGCAGTCGCACGGCAAGATCCTGGCCCGGGTCGGTGCTAACCACGTCATTTATCCCGAACGCGAGGCCGGCGAGCGCGTCGCGCACCTGGTCAGCGGCCGCATGCTCGATTTCATCCGCTTCGACGACGACTTCGTGCTGGCCAAGATGTACCCACCCAAGTACATTCGCGGCATCGGCCTGAACCAGTCGGGTGTGCGCACGAAGTTCAACGTCACAGTCGTCGGCGTGAAGAGCCCAGGCCGGCCGTTCCGCTATGCCGAGGCCGACACCGTGGTCACCAACCACGACCTCATCATCGTGTCGGGCACGAACTCCGACATCGAGCGCTTCGCCTCGCTCGAGCGCTGA
- a CDS encoding phosphodiester glycosidase family protein: MDETAADPATPSAAPRRRMPRTAKRLIGAFALVLTLAGGGGAWWAANRFLIPHVEISDVAAYQAQQGAQSAADTSDTVDGTVNGTSFTSDDAAVTISTHTSGSGADTLTYYVADVTLTDATALRSAFADNQFGENITARVSEIAEANDAVFAINGDYYGFRSDGIEIRNGVVFRDEGAREGLAFSTDGTVKVYDETGTTADELVADGVWNTMSFGPAIVEDGSTVDGIDDVEVDTNFGNHSIQGDQPRTAVGVIDANHLVFVVVDGRDTGYSRGASLEELAGIMEGLGAQTAYNLDGGGSSEMWFDGEVVNRPSNGGERATSDIFYIAG, encoded by the coding sequence ATGGACGAGACAGCGGCCGACCCGGCGACCCCCAGCGCCGCCCCACGGCGACGGATGCCCCGCACCGCGAAGCGGCTGATCGGCGCCTTCGCGCTCGTTCTGACCCTCGCCGGCGGCGGGGGCGCCTGGTGGGCGGCGAATCGGTTTCTCATCCCCCATGTCGAGATCTCCGATGTCGCCGCCTACCAGGCACAGCAGGGCGCGCAGAGCGCCGCCGACACATCTGACACGGTCGACGGCACGGTCAACGGCACCAGCTTCACCTCCGACGACGCTGCCGTGACCATTTCCACGCACACCTCCGGCTCGGGGGCTGACACCCTCACGTACTACGTGGCCGACGTAACGCTGACCGATGCGACCGCGCTGCGCAGTGCGTTCGCCGACAACCAGTTCGGCGAGAACATCACCGCCCGCGTCTCGGAGATCGCCGAGGCCAACGACGCGGTGTTCGCCATCAACGGCGACTACTACGGGTTCCGCTCCGACGGCATCGAGATCCGCAACGGCGTCGTCTTCCGCGACGAGGGCGCTCGTGAAGGACTCGCGTTCTCCACCGACGGCACCGTGAAGGTGTACGACGAGACCGGCACCACGGCCGACGAGCTCGTCGCCGACGGCGTGTGGAACACCATGAGCTTCGGACCGGCGATCGTCGAAGACGGCTCGACCGTCGACGGCATCGACGACGTCGAGGTCGACACCAACTTCGGCAATCACTCGATCCAGGGTGATCAGCCGCGCACCGCCGTCGGCGTGATCGACGCGAACCATCTCGTGTTCGTCGTCGTTGACGGGCGCGACACCGGCTACAGCCGGGGCGCGAGCCTGGAAGAGCTGGCCGGGATCATGGAGGGCCTCGGCGCGCAGACCGCATACAACCTCGACGGCGGCGGGTCGAGCGAGATGTGGTTCGACGGCGAGGTCGTCAATCGCCCCTCCAACGGCGGCGAGCGCGCCACCAGCGACATCTTCTACATCGCCGGGTGA
- a CDS encoding helix-turn-helix domain-containing protein, with product MAELPDVRFLTVAEVAEIMRVSKMTVYRLVHAGELPAVRFGRSYRVPESAVADALHRPIADVG from the coding sequence ATGGCCGAACTTCCCGATGTGCGATTCTTGACGGTCGCCGAGGTCGCCGAGATCATGCGTGTCTCGAAGATGACCGTGTACCGGCTCGTGCATGCCGGCGAGCTGCCCGCCGTGCGGTTCGGACGCAGCTATCGGGTGCCCGAATCGGCCGTCGCCGACGCCCTGCATCGTCCCATCGCCGACGTCGGCTAG
- a CDS encoding Dabb family protein: MTLRHVVAWKMAAPDAATRAAQAQEIATRLNALVGVVPTIGALTAGANMVKGNWDVALVADFADKAALDAYAVHPEHQKVVAYVRSVVADRVAVDFEL, translated from the coding sequence ATGACGCTGCGGCACGTCGTGGCGTGGAAGATGGCGGCGCCGGATGCCGCGACCCGCGCCGCGCAGGCGCAGGAGATCGCCACCCGGCTGAACGCCCTGGTCGGGGTGGTTCCCACGATCGGCGCTCTGACCGCCGGTGCGAACATGGTCAAGGGCAACTGGGACGTCGCCCTGGTCGCCGACTTCGCCGACAAGGCAGCGCTCGATGCCTACGCCGTGCACCCGGAGCACCAGAAGGTGGTCGCATACGTGCGCAGCGTGGTCGCCGACCGCGTCGCGGTCGACTTCGAGCTGTAG
- the aspS gene encoding aspartate--tRNA(Asn) ligase: MTERILVNQLAARTDGPVSVSGWVETVRDQKKVQFVILRDETGAVQLVNPATRPDPEKTDQDAAALALTDTISNLAHGTFLTVTGDLKHDERVKLGGIEVKLTSLEVAAAALPETPIAADSSMDKRMDWRFIDLRQRRNNLIFRVSTTLEHAMRQYWIDHDYIEIHSPKLMSSPSESNAELFSLDYFEDKTAYLAQSPQHYKQMAQAAGFGKVFEIGDVYRADPSFTSRHATEFTSVDAEISWIDSHEEVATMQEELLAAAIQAVKEKHGDEIKELFDIDVVVPALPFPRIPLAEAREIVKSRGYDNPREDGDLDPESERQVSAHVAEHFGHEFVFVTDYHAGIRPFYHMVDEATGLTRSYDLLFKGVEITTGAQREHRIEVLEKQALEKGLKLEGLEHYLDFFRYGVPPHGGFGMGLARVLMLLLGEASIREVTFLFRGPTRLAP; the protein is encoded by the coding sequence GTGACAGAACGCATCCTCGTGAACCAGCTCGCCGCCCGCACCGACGGCCCCGTCTCCGTGTCGGGATGGGTGGAGACCGTCCGCGATCAGAAGAAGGTGCAGTTCGTCATCCTGCGTGATGAGACCGGCGCGGTGCAGCTCGTGAATCCCGCGACGCGCCCCGACCCGGAAAAGACGGATCAGGATGCCGCGGCCCTGGCCCTCACCGACACGATCTCGAATCTCGCCCACGGCACGTTCCTGACCGTGACCGGCGATCTCAAGCACGACGAGCGCGTCAAGCTCGGCGGCATCGAGGTGAAGCTCACCTCGCTCGAGGTGGCCGCCGCCGCCCTGCCCGAGACGCCGATCGCCGCCGACAGCAGCATGGACAAGCGCATGGACTGGCGCTTCATCGACCTGCGCCAGCGCCGCAACAACCTCATCTTCCGCGTCTCGACCACCCTCGAGCACGCCATGCGGCAGTACTGGATCGACCACGACTACATCGAGATCCACTCGCCGAAGCTCATGTCGAGCCCGTCGGAGTCGAACGCCGAGCTTTTCAGCCTCGACTATTTCGAAGACAAGACCGCCTACCTCGCCCAAAGCCCCCAGCACTACAAGCAGATGGCGCAGGCCGCCGGCTTCGGCAAGGTGTTCGAGATCGGCGACGTCTACCGCGCCGACCCGAGCTTCACGAGCCGGCACGCGACCGAGTTCACGAGCGTGGACGCCGAGATCAGCTGGATCGACTCGCATGAGGAAGTCGCCACCATGCAGGAAGAGCTGCTGGCCGCGGCGATCCAGGCGGTGAAGGAGAAACACGGCGACGAGATCAAGGAGCTGTTCGACATCGATGTCGTGGTGCCGGCGCTTCCTTTCCCACGCATCCCTCTGGCCGAAGCCCGCGAGATCGTCAAGTCCCGCGGCTACGACAACCCCCGCGAAGACGGCGACCTCGACCCCGAGAGCGAGCGCCAGGTCTCGGCGCACGTGGCAGAGCACTTCGGCCACGAGTTCGTGTTCGTGACTGACTACCACGCCGGGATCCGGCCGTTCTACCACATGGTCGACGAGGCCACCGGCCTGACCCGCAGCTACGACCTGCTGTTCAAGGGTGTGGAGATCACGACCGGCGCGCAGCGCGAGCACCGCATCGAGGTGCTCGAGAAGCAGGCGCTCGAGAAGGGTCTGAAGCTGGAGGGGCTTGAGCACTACCTCGACTTCTTCCGCTACGGTGTGCCGCCGCACGGCGGATTCGGCATGGGCCTGGCCCGTGTGCTGATGCTGCTGCTGGGCGAGGCGTCGATCCGCGAGGTGACGTTCCTGTTCCGCGGTCCGACCCGGCTCGCGCCGTAA
- a CDS encoding bifunctional glycosyltransferase family 2/GtrA family protein → MSVVLIPAYEPDERLVALVRELRGMPVVVVDDGSGPAYRSVFAAVAASGALVLAHDRNRGKGAALRTGFAHIARSMPDSCVVTADADGQHTPADIARVAARIAPSRIVLGVRAFTGRVPTRSRIGNGVSRIAFRLASGRTVADTQTGLRGVAADALGWLQSVRGDRFEYEFRVLLQAGAAGFDLVEQPIATIYTDNNASSHFRPVRDSLRVYAPVVRFAASALSAFVIDTLALLVLHAMTGSLLFSVVAARVLSSTVNFAVNRRLVFHRGRDVALRAAAMRYFSLALLLLAANYGTISALSELGLPLLAAKVITEATLFLVSYGVQRAVVFAPASGPAPPRAADPAAVHAGPAVGPGHR, encoded by the coding sequence ATGAGCGTCGTCCTGATCCCCGCGTACGAACCCGACGAGCGCCTCGTCGCCCTGGTGAGGGAACTGCGCGGGATGCCGGTGGTCGTCGTCGACGACGGGTCGGGGCCCGCCTACCGCAGCGTGTTCGCCGCGGTCGCGGCATCCGGCGCCCTCGTGCTCGCGCACGATCGCAACCGCGGCAAGGGCGCCGCGCTGCGCACCGGCTTCGCACACATCGCGCGGAGCATGCCCGACAGCTGCGTCGTGACCGCCGACGCCGATGGCCAGCACACGCCGGCCGACATCGCCCGGGTGGCCGCCCGTATCGCGCCGAGCCGCATCGTGCTCGGGGTGCGCGCGTTCACCGGCCGGGTGCCCACGCGCAGTCGCATCGGCAACGGTGTGAGCCGCATCGCATTCCGCCTCGCGTCGGGCCGGACCGTCGCCGACACCCAGACCGGTCTGCGCGGTGTGGCCGCCGACGCTCTGGGGTGGTTGCAGAGCGTGCGCGGAGACAGGTTCGAGTACGAATTCCGAGTGCTGCTGCAGGCCGGCGCGGCCGGCTTCGACCTCGTGGAACAGCCGATCGCGACGATCTACACCGACAACAACGCATCGAGCCACTTCCGCCCGGTGCGCGACTCCCTGCGCGTCTACGCGCCGGTCGTGCGGTTCGCGGCGTCTGCCCTGTCGGCCTTCGTCATCGACACGCTGGCGCTGCTCGTGCTGCACGCGATGACCGGTTCACTGCTCTTCTCGGTGGTGGCGGCCCGGGTGCTCAGCTCGACCGTGAACTTCGCCGTCAACCGCCGGCTGGTCTTCCACCGCGGGCGCGACGTCGCCCTGCGCGCCGCAGCGATGCGCTACTTCTCGCTCGCGCTGCTGCTACTGGCCGCGAATTACGGCACGATCAGCGCGCTGTCCGAACTCGGACTGCCGCTGCTGGCCGCGAAGGTCATCACCGAGGCGACGCTGTTCCTGGTCAGCTACGGCGTTCAGCGGGCTGTCGTGTTCGCTCCCGCATCCGGTCCCGCGCCACCGCGAGCAGCCGATCCAGCCGCTGTGCATGCGGGGCCGGCTGTCGGTCCCGGGCATAGGTGA
- a CDS encoding 30S ribosomal protein bS22, with amino-acid sequence MGSVIKKRRKRMAKKKHRKLLRKTRHQRRNKK; translated from the coding sequence GTGGGTTCTGTCATCAAGAAGCGCCGCAAGCGCATGGCGAAGAAGAAGCACCGCAAGCTGCTTCGCAAGACTCGCCACCAGCGCCGCAACAAGAAGTAG